In Calditrichota bacterium, the DNA window AGGGGGATGTCCTTTTTGACAAAACAAATAACTCACCGCAAAAGCACCATGATGCAAAGAAAACCACCGGTCGCCGAGTGTTCAGCACAAGCGGAACGTATCGAGGCGAACGGAGAGCAATTTGAATAACCAATAATCAATATCCAATTTTTAATTTCCAAATAGTAAACCGTCCAATCAACATCCCCTCAATCAGCCACATTCATCGTCTTTCCCAGATTTTTGTAAAAATACTCAAATGCGCCTGTGATTACGATCCACGTCCCTACCGGTGGGCCCTGAATCAATTCACGAAAAGCCCCATTCCTTTTACCAATTTTTACCGGCTGGTTTTTGTAAACACCCTTTTTTCGAACCACCACAAAATAGCGACTCCCCTCCCTCACCAACGCCTCTTCCGGAACGGCCGGCGCACGATGCCCGTCAAACTGCAGACGGAATTTAACAAACATGTCGGGAACCAGCCCACTCTTTAGAGAATCCAATTCAATCCAGAGCTGGTGTCCGCCCGTTTCCGCCTCTACCGCCCGCGACTGGAAAATCACCCGCCCGGTTGCGCGTAATGAATCATTTAAAACAACCGTGACTTTCCGAGATTTCTTCAAAAAAGTGGGATCTCCAAAAAAATTGGCCACCAGCTTTAGCCGGGAAACGCCCAAAAAGTGAGCCACCGGCGTCCCCGCCCGGATGTAATCGCCTTGGGAGACGGCCAAACCGGAAACCGTTCCTTCGTATGGCGCGAGGTAACGGGTCATGGTTCTGAAAAAATTCCAGTCGCTTTTTGCCTTTTTAAGGGATTGTTTGGCCAGATAAACATCCGCCTGTAATTCCTGCCAGTGTTCCTTTGACAAAAGCTCTTGTTTGTTGAGCGGCGCCCTCCGTTGAAGCTTCATTTTTGCCAATCGGAATTGCTCTTCAGCCGCTTTCAGATTTGCCTGAAGTTCAATCGTTTTTTGATCGATCGAGGGCCCGGATAGGGTAAAAATCCACTCCCCTTTCGTATAATGGTTATTTCTTTTCAGGTTCAGGCGAATGATTCCGTCAAAGTGCGCCACCAAATCCGTGGCCTGGCTGCTTTGAATCTTTCCGTAACCCCTGTACGTGCGATAAAAAACAGCCTGTGTCACCCGGACTGTTTGAACCGGCAGGTGTCGTTCCTGCGGGGCTTCCTGCTTTGCCCTGCACCCGAGGGTTACAGCAAGCAAAAGCAAACCCAAAAATTGAGCAACACGCATGGTTATTTTTTTCCTTTTTCGTGAATTTACAATTCGTGTAATTCGGGGTTATTTTTACTTAGCTTGCATTATTCATGGATTTCAAAAAATATCAACAAAAACACTGAAAGGGAAAACCTGCCTTCTTATGTCTAAATGAACATTGTGTAACGTCTCATTTTTTAAATATTTAGTAAAATCAGTCCATTCCGGACCCTCCCTCCGGCCCCCTCCCTGAAATCAGGGAGGGGAGTCAGGGCTGGGTTCAAAAGACCGGGTTCCATTAAAAAAAGATTATTTTTTCCACAAAAATCCAAGTAGAACCTTTTTTAAGACACCTTTGTGTTTTCGTGACTTGGTGGCTAATGATTTATTCAGGTTAAAAGGTAGGAATCAAAAATGAAGATTTGATGAAGAAATGAGATTTTTTTTGAACAAAATTGATGGCGTTCATTCTAAAGAGGCTGTGTAAAAATACCGCAGATCATATCATTCCCTGGAACCCACGGGCAGGTAATTTCCGTCAATTTAACGAGTACTAAATTTTGAATAATCCCACCATTTCAATCTGTTAACCTTTCGTACCTACGGCACTTATGGTAATGGAACATCCTATTCACTACAAACATTTCGCACCTAACGGCGCTCCCATACATGGATTGGTTACTCTTTAATTAACAGCAACAAACACAGTCCCGTAGGGACAATAGGTTTGTAGCTAATAAAAAAGAACAATTAAGAAGTCCCGTAGGAATGATAGGTTAACAACTTCATTCTTGCACAGCCTCTAAAAATCGTGAATTGTACAAATGATGCCTATTAATTTTAATAAAATCAATTCGGGAAAATTCGTGAAATTCGTGGGAAAGGACTTTGGGGAGCAATCTCTTGATTGGAAAGTAATTTTTTGTCCGAACAGGATTTCTGGGCAGCAAAAATCAGGGATTCAAATGGATCACAAAGCGTCCCACACTGTACCCAATGGCGGCACCCAAAAAGACATCGGACACCCAGTGCTGATTATGGTAAACCCGTGAGGCCGCCACCAGGGTCGCTGCCGAGTACCAGAACGCCTTCCAGAGGCGATTGGACGAGGATTTTGCCAGCACCGTTGAAATCGCAAAGGCCATTGTCGTGTGACCGCTGGGAAGTGAGTTGTAGAGATTATTCACCTGGAAGGGTTTAAAATAGAACGGAGTGTCGCCCCCGTAGGGACGTCTTCGGCCAAGCCATATTTTCAGCGCAACTGTGATTGCACCTGCGTAGCCGCCAGCTTCTGCCGCATGCAATCCCAGGAGTCGAATTTTGTCATTTTTCAGCAAATACCCCGTCCCGTACAGGCCCATCACCCCCAGAACGGTAAATCCGTTTCCGTAGAAGTGGTCGGCATTGAATATAAAATCATTCGTCGGGTTTTGACGATCGAGCGCAAATTTTCTGACAGCGGAATCCAATTGAAACAGCAAACCCGTTGTTGCGACAATTCCGCTTAGTTCAATCCACTGATTGCGGTGAAACTGAAGCGGGGCACACGCAATTGATTTTCCCACGGTCAAAAAATCTTTTGTATCACTTTTGATAATGGACGGTTGAAAGAGAGAAAGATGGGGATCCACAGAGGGCACTTTGGCTGAAGCATTCGTTGACAAAAACAAACAAAAGACAAACACAAACGAATTGACCAGGCACCGATTTTTTCGTCCTAACATGTTTCTTCCAATCAATTTTCTACTCATGGGCGGCTCTCAATGAAACGTTTAACTCCAAAAATAACACACCCCTAAATCCCCTCTTATTAGAGGGGACTTCCCGCTTTTTTGTAGTGATCTGCTCTGACCTGCCTTATTCATAAATTGTTGCCACAAAGACTCCCAATCACGAAGGTCACTATCATCAAAATAATTAGCTACTTAATACTCAGTGTGTTTTAAATCGTTTCCAGTTTCAATGAATATTTATCTTTTTTTTATTCTGCCTTTGTATTTTCGTGACTTTGTGGCCAATGAATTTTTCAGGCTAAACAGACCCGGAATAAATTCCTAATTCACTTGGAACCTTGTTATGCGTTCTCTTCCGCTTTCAAAGTTATCTCAAATCGACTTCCCTTTCCCACCTCACTTGTCACGGTGATCGTTCCGCCGTGAATTCTGGCGATCAGTTGGCTGATCGCCAAGCCCAGGCCGCTTCCGCCGGTTTCCCGCGAGCGATCCTTTTTCACCCGGTAAAACCGGTCAAACAGGTGCGGTACATCCTCCGCAGGAATGCCGGGGCCGTTATCCGTTACAGAAATCTCCACACGACCGTTTTTTTGCTGGGCTTCGATCTTAATCTGCCCCCCTTCGGGCGTGTATTTTACAGCATTTTCAACAATATTGAAAACCATCTGGTACAATCGATCCCGATCGCCCAGAATAACTTGTGAATCAAGGCGCCCTATTTCAAGGGTTTGTTTTTTGGCTGCAGCCAGAACAGACGCATCCGAAACGACCTCATTGAGGAGATCGGCCAGGTTAACGGGCTCAAATGAAAATTCAGCGGAGACATTCTCCGTTTTCGAGAGAAGAAGCAGACTGTTAATCAGGTGATTCAGGCGGGATAACAGCTCCACATCGTGAGCCAACTTTTCCCTTAAATCCGCCTGGAGCCCGGCGTTGTTGAGTTCCTCTTCCCAATGGGCCCGGAGAACCGCCAGCGGCGTTTTCAATTCGTGGGCGGCGTCCGCCAAAAACCGTTGTTGACTCTCAAAGGCCTTCTGCAGGCGATCCAGAAGTCCGTTCAGGGTATTGGCCAAGGCACCCAGTTCATCGTTCGATTGAACACCCTCAATGCGTTCATTGAGATTCGTGTGACTGATTTGATTGGCTTTCCGGGTAATGAGCGTGATCGGGGAGAGCACTCTTCTGGTGATGAAATAGGATCCGAGACCAATGAGAAGGACGGTTCCCAAAATCGCAATTGAAAAAACAAGGGCCAATTTGTTTAACGATTCGTCCACCTCTTCAATCGGTCGCGCGATGGTTACCCATCCAATTTGATGATTCTTGTAATATATTTTGCGATTAAAGGCTCGAAAGGTAATCTCTCCCCCGCGATCGGGATGAACCCACTGAACCGCCTCCTTTACGGTAATTCGGGTGGTAAATCCTTCGGTGGAATTTTCCCGACTCAATGGAATGGCCAGATGCACTTTTTGGGCAATGGCTGATTTGTAAATCGGTTTTCCGGAAAGGTTGTAAATCACCAGATAATATTCCAGAAAAGGATCGGCCTTTTCCGGTTCCGCTTCCATATATTCAAATTCACGCTTTGAAGGATCGTAATTATTTTCGATAGAATTTACGACAAAATGCAAATTTTCGTCCAGCGTGGTCAGCAAAATGCGCTGCATGCCCCAGTAGACACTGAGGCTGAAAATCAGTAAGATCACCAGCGTGACACCAAAATACAGGCCGGCAAAACGATAGCCAATTTTCATTTATTTTCATCCTTCATCCGGTAGCCAATGCCCCGTACCGTGTGAATCAACCGCCGATCGGGGGTATCCCCGATTTTTTTGCGCAAATTTTTGATGTGCACATCCACAAAATTGGTCATGGTAAAAAGATCAAAGTGGTCGCCCCACACGTGTTCGGCAATGGACAATCGGGATACGACGCGATTTTTATTGTAGAGCAGAAATTCCAGGATGGCGTATTCCCGGGCCGTGAGGTTAAGTAAGTGGCCGCCGCGGCGCACCTCATGTGTGGCCGTATCCACCGTGAGATCATCGGCCTGCAACAGGGATTGTTTTTCCAGACTGGACCGGCGCAAAAGGGATCGGATGCGTGCCAGGAGTTCCGGAACGGCAAAGGGCTTGGTCAGATAGTCGTCGGCGCCGGCATCCAGACCTGCAACCTTGTCATCCACGGTATTCTTGGCCGTAAGAAGCAGGACCGGCAGGGTGAGTCCAGCCGAGCGGATTTCCTGAAGGACCTGAATTCCGCTCAATTTAGGAAGAAGAATATCGAGAACCAGTAAATCGTGTTCGTTCAACAGGGCCTGGTCCCGTCCGCTTGCACCGTCGAAGGCCATGTCCACCGTGTAGCCGTTATTTTCCAGAACATCCCGAATGCGCCCGGCGAGGGCTTTTTCATCTTCAACAACCAGAACTCTCATTTGTCAAAACCAATCAACGCGTTTTAATAAATGTCGGCAGACATTCATACACTCTCACGAAAAAGGCCATGATCTTTGGAAATCGATACACCGATTTTCCTTTTTTGATGGCTTTTAAAATCAGCCGGGCCGCTTTGTCCACGTCCATCGGAAAAATCATTTTCTCGTTGTCAGCCGTCATCGGGGTTTTTACGTAGCCGGGTTCAACGGTTAAGACGTGAATGCCGTATTTTCGAAATCCTTTTCTGGCTCCATCCAAAAAATTGCTTACCGCGGCTTTACTGGAGGTGTAGCCTGTGGTTCGTTTGCTGCTTAAATGAGCCGCCAAACTGGACAGGCCCACAATAAAACCCGATTTTTGTTCCTTCATCATCGGGGCGACCTGTTCGATCCAGTAGAGCATTCCCAAAAAATTGGTTCTGTGAATGCTTTCGATGGGAGCACTC includes these proteins:
- a CDS encoding efflux RND transporter periplasmic adaptor subunit, which encodes MRVAQFLGLLLLAVTLGCRAKQEAPQERHLPVQTVRVTQAVFYRTYRGYGKIQSSQATDLVAHFDGIIRLNLKRNNHYTKGEWIFTLSGPSIDQKTIELQANLKAAEEQFRLAKMKLQRRAPLNKQELLSKEHWQELQADVYLAKQSLKKAKSDWNFFRTMTRYLAPYEGTVSGLAVSQGDYIRAGTPVAHFLGVSRLKLVANFFGDPTFLKKSRKVTVVLNDSLRATGRVIFQSRAVEAETGGHQLWIELDSLKSGLVPDMFVKFRLQFDGHRAPAVPEEALVREGSRYFVVVRKKGVYKNQPVKIGKRNGAFRELIQGPPVGTWIVITGAFEYFYKNLGKTMNVAD
- a CDS encoding phosphatase PAP2 family protein, with product MLGRKNRCLVNSFVFVFCLFLSTNASAKVPSVDPHLSLFQPSIIKSDTKDFLTVGKSIACAPLQFHRNQWIELSGIVATTGLLFQLDSAVRKFALDRQNPTNDFIFNADHFYGNGFTVLGVMGLYGTGYLLKNDKIRLLGLHAAEAGGYAGAITVALKIWLGRRRPYGGDTPFYFKPFQVNNLYNSLPSGHTTMAFAISTVLAKSSSNRLWKAFWYSAATLVAASRVYHNQHWVSDVFLGAAIGYSVGRFVIHLNP
- a CDS encoding HAMP domain-containing protein — encoded protein: MKIGYRFAGLYFGVTLVILLIFSLSVYWGMQRILLTTLDENLHFVVNSIENNYDPSKREFEYMEAEPEKADPFLEYYLVIYNLSGKPIYKSAIAQKVHLAIPLSRENSTEGFTTRITVKEAVQWVHPDRGGEITFRAFNRKIYYKNHQIGWVTIARPIEEVDESLNKLALVFSIAILGTVLLIGLGSYFITRRVLSPITLITRKANQISHTNLNERIEGVQSNDELGALANTLNGLLDRLQKAFESQQRFLADAAHELKTPLAVLRAHWEEELNNAGLQADLREKLAHDVELLSRLNHLINSLLLLSKTENVSAEFSFEPVNLADLLNEVVSDASVLAAAKKQTLEIGRLDSQVILGDRDRLYQMVFNIVENAVKYTPEGGQIKIEAQQKNGRVEISVTDNGPGIPAEDVPHLFDRFYRVKKDRSRETGGSGLGLAISQLIARIHGGTITVTSEVGKGSRFEITLKAEENA
- a CDS encoding response regulator transcription factor; its protein translation is MRVLVVEDEKALAGRIRDVLENNGYTVDMAFDGASGRDQALLNEHDLLVLDILLPKLSGIQVLQEIRSAGLTLPVLLLTAKNTVDDKVAGLDAGADDYLTKPFAVPELLARIRSLLRRSSLEKQSLLQADDLTVDTATHEVRRGGHLLNLTAREYAILEFLLYNKNRVVSRLSIAEHVWGDHFDLFTMTNFVDVHIKNLRKKIGDTPDRRLIHTVRGIGYRMKDENK
- a CDS encoding SDR family NAD(P)-dependent oxidoreductase is translated as MKITLQDKVIAVTGASSGIGAALSVELAKEGAKVALIGRNLNRLDATKNKILPFTQDVSTHVCDVTQREQVKGTVAVIAKKYGRIDGLVYSSGIGLPTFYYNFESAPIESIHRTNFLGMLYWIEQVAPMMKEQKSGFIVGLSSLAAHLSSKRTTGYTSSKAAVSNFLDGARKGFRKYGIHVLTVEPGYVKTPMTADNEKMIFPMDVDKAARLILKAIKKGKSVYRFPKIMAFFVRVYECLPTFIKTR